In the genome of Nocardia sp. NBC_00416, one region contains:
- a CDS encoding NUDIX hydrolase, with amino-acid sequence MSTPSSSESATGVLPVEQYVAGLARKRMAAGVLFRDERDRVLLVEPTYKPNWEIPGGAVEEDEAPWETVRRELCEEIGWDRPVGRLLLVDYVRPQDGRPEGVVFLFDGGVLSDSDVAGMVLHPGEIRSAGFYARDEAATKVKTLLADRLAAAFVAVREGVTVLCEQGRRIG; translated from the coding sequence GTGAGCACACCATCGAGTTCGGAGTCGGCTACCGGGGTGTTGCCGGTGGAGCAGTACGTGGCCGGGCTGGCGCGCAAACGGATGGCTGCGGGAGTGTTGTTCCGCGATGAGCGGGACCGGGTGCTTCTGGTGGAACCCACCTACAAACCCAACTGGGAGATCCCGGGCGGCGCGGTGGAAGAGGATGAGGCACCGTGGGAGACAGTTCGCCGCGAGCTATGCGAGGAGATCGGCTGGGACCGGCCCGTGGGCCGGTTGCTGCTGGTGGACTACGTGCGGCCGCAGGACGGCCGGCCCGAAGGCGTCGTGTTCCTTTTCGACGGTGGTGTGCTCTCCGACAGTGACGTAGCGGGAATGGTCCTGCATCCGGGCGAGATCCGCTCTGCGGGTTTCTACGCGCGCGACGAAGCAGCCACGAAGGTGAAGACGCTGTTGGCAGATCGTTTGGCAGCGGCGTTCGTCGCGGTACGTGAAGGGGTCACGGTGCTGTGCGAGCAGGGGCGGCGCATCGGTTGA
- a CDS encoding acyl-CoA dehydrogenase family protein, with amino-acid sequence MNPNISVEAIGIWLEPLRPLLDPGNHLDWPRLTALAETLDELIAIHPIATGPYGHERSDQLRAIRIELARSGLLDTTQQPALFAVLAQFVCGYCDIDLRDSTGLGHGALIAHHASPAARRHWVPRLLDGELAGIAVTEPHGGSNPAATTTAAVTAKDGSWRVTGRKAWISRLTEATVFVVFFRAPDGHLAAAAVDATEPGLHRQPITPAGLAGWAWGILDLDQVPIRPDDVLRGDGMALLRNHFARYRPLITATALGGAAAMFDAVTAALTDRQTTGGVARLRDTALVTVGRAHAQLVTGLLGAVAAAQLAESGHPHAERWSAVMKAHGIDLADRATTDLMPLVGAAGFRADGQLVKIRRDLGALLYADGVHDSLYRAAGKQHTALTASSPHPVSGLLPVSA; translated from the coding sequence ATGAACCCGAACATCTCGGTGGAGGCCATCGGCATATGGCTGGAGCCGCTGCGTCCCCTGCTCGATCCCGGGAACCACCTCGACTGGCCCCGGCTGACCGCTCTCGCGGAGACTTTGGACGAGCTCATCGCGATACATCCGATCGCGACCGGACCATACGGACATGAACGGAGCGACCAGCTACGTGCGATCCGAATCGAACTCGCGCGCAGCGGCCTCCTCGACACCACACAGCAACCTGCACTGTTCGCGGTGCTGGCCCAGTTCGTGTGCGGCTACTGCGATATAGACCTGCGCGACTCCACCGGACTCGGCCACGGTGCGCTCATCGCGCACCACGCGAGCCCGGCAGCGCGTCGGCATTGGGTTCCGCGTTTGCTGGACGGCGAGTTGGCAGGTATCGCGGTCACCGAACCACACGGCGGATCGAACCCGGCGGCCACCACAACCGCCGCGGTCACCGCAAAGGACGGCAGCTGGCGTGTGACGGGCCGCAAGGCCTGGATCAGCCGGCTGACCGAGGCCACAGTGTTCGTCGTGTTCTTCCGAGCTCCGGATGGTCACCTGGCTGCCGCTGCGGTCGACGCCACGGAACCGGGCCTGCACCGGCAGCCGATCACGCCCGCAGGGCTCGCCGGCTGGGCCTGGGGAATTCTCGATCTCGACCAGGTCCCGATCCGCCCCGACGATGTGCTGCGCGGAGACGGGATGGCTTTGTTGCGTAATCACTTCGCCCGCTATCGGCCGCTGATCACCGCCACCGCCCTCGGCGGCGCTGCTGCGATGTTCGACGCGGTCACAGCCGCCCTCACCGACCGGCAGACCACGGGCGGTGTCGCGCGACTACGGGACACAGCACTTGTGACGGTCGGCCGGGCGCACGCCCAATTGGTCACCGGCCTGCTCGGCGCCGTGGCAGCCGCTCAGCTGGCCGAATCCGGGCACCCGCACGCCGAGCGGTGGTCCGCGGTGATGAAAGCCCACGGCATCGACCTCGCTGATCGGGCAACCACTGATCTGATGCCGCTGGTCGGAGCGGCAGGCTTCCGAGCCGACGGCCAACTGGTCAAGATTCGTCGTGATCTGGGCGCGCTGCTCTACGCCGACGGCGTCCACGACAGTCTCTACCGGGCGGCGGGCAAGCAACACACTGCGCTGACAGCGTCGAGTCCGCATCCAGTCTCAGGATTGTTGCCGGTCTCGGCGTGA
- a CDS encoding helix-turn-helix domain-containing protein: MDQDCAIWDTHAVRGALASGDYGAVVRAVRRANNLTLADLARRSNYSISTLSRLERGKQPLSDVRVLRALAFALHIPPELLGLADPPPRTVRFAGPAAIVGVTPAPDEETEPMRRRTLLAGLAGTVTALGVTPPPSTAAQISDPLCALERALLAPPAPGIPVDLRQLGHQIATAQSLFGRGHYTELAAGLPRLLSNATATRTAGTSTDDVAEAGALVARAYVLASRLSVKLSHDQLAWTTADRAMQAADGSYDPLTRVSAHRSWAIVLRRTGHTDTATRLILDTATSLQPELHRGAEYLAAYGALLSTAAYTAAVDGDRESARTLITEASHAAARLDHERPGSVAGFGSGTVGLYQVSIARVLGDSGAAIDAARRIDAAAIPLAESRARYWSDVARAFHQWGKPEQCYRALRAAEQAAPDEVRYRKPIQKITADLLQHPQTATLPGLLAFARRTGTHT, encoded by the coding sequence ATGGACCAGGACTGCGCGATCTGGGACACGCACGCCGTGCGTGGTGCCCTGGCCTCCGGTGACTACGGTGCCGTGGTTCGAGCTGTCCGCCGCGCCAACAACCTCACTCTCGCCGACCTCGCTCGACGCAGCAACTATTCGATCTCGACGCTGTCCCGGCTGGAGCGCGGCAAACAGCCACTCAGCGATGTGCGCGTGCTGCGTGCCCTCGCTTTCGCCTTGCACATTCCACCGGAACTGCTCGGATTGGCCGACCCACCGCCGCGCACAGTGCGCTTCGCCGGACCCGCCGCTATCGTCGGCGTCACCCCAGCGCCGGACGAGGAGACCGAACCCATGCGTCGTCGCACGCTGCTGGCCGGCCTGGCCGGCACCGTCACCGCTCTCGGCGTCACCCCGCCACCGTCGACAGCGGCACAGATATCCGACCCGCTATGCGCGCTGGAACGTGCGCTGCTGGCCCCGCCCGCTCCGGGCATCCCCGTCGATCTACGGCAGCTCGGCCACCAGATCGCCACGGCACAGTCGTTGTTCGGCCGCGGGCACTACACCGAACTCGCCGCCGGACTACCCCGGCTGCTGTCAAACGCGACGGCAACCCGCACCGCGGGCACCAGCACAGATGATGTCGCCGAAGCCGGGGCGCTCGTCGCCCGTGCCTACGTCCTGGCTTCCAGACTGAGTGTCAAACTCAGCCACGATCAACTCGCCTGGACCACCGCCGACCGCGCGATGCAAGCCGCCGACGGCAGCTACGACCCGCTGACCCGAGTCTCGGCTCACCGGTCATGGGCGATCGTGCTGCGCCGCACCGGACACACCGACACCGCAACACGGCTGATCCTCGACACCGCGACCTCGTTACAGCCAGAACTTCACCGAGGTGCGGAATACCTTGCGGCGTATGGGGCGCTACTGTCCACTGCGGCATACACCGCCGCCGTCGACGGCGATCGCGAGTCCGCCCGAACTCTGATCACCGAGGCATCACACGCCGCTGCCCGGCTCGACCACGAGCGTCCAGGTTCCGTCGCCGGATTCGGCTCCGGCACTGTCGGGCTGTACCAGGTCAGTATCGCCAGAGTCCTCGGCGACTCCGGCGCAGCTATCGACGCGGCACGTCGGATCGACGCCGCAGCAATTCCGCTGGCCGAAAGCCGCGCCCGCTACTGGTCCGACGTAGCCCGCGCATTCCACCAGTGGGGCAAACCCGAACAGTGCTACCGGGCACTGCGGGCTGCCGAACAAGCCGCTCCCGACGAAGTCCGCTACCGCAAACCCATCCAGAAGATCACCGCAGACCTGCTGCAACACCCGCAGACTGCGACGCTGCCGGGCCTACTGGCCTTCGCCAGGCGCACCGGCACGCATACGTAG
- a CDS encoding NUDIX domain-containing protein produces MSDTRWTILGEQLVDENRHIRLSTADIRLPDGVEFTQYVARIPRCAMTLVLNDNREVLLMYRHRWIIDQWVWELPGGYVDHAEDVAAAAAREVEEETGWRPRTMEHLVTYQPAIGTLDHPQEIYLARGAELTDTRPDINEAEAIRWVPLDEAVEMIDRGEIAGAATVVGVYRALTLT; encoded by the coding sequence GTGAGCGATACCCGGTGGACGATCCTCGGTGAGCAGCTGGTCGACGAAAACCGGCACATCCGGCTGTCGACAGCGGACATTCGTCTCCCGGACGGGGTGGAGTTCACCCAGTACGTTGCCCGAATACCGCGGTGTGCGATGACGCTGGTGCTCAACGACAACCGCGAGGTGCTGCTGATGTACCGGCACCGGTGGATCATCGACCAGTGGGTGTGGGAGCTGCCGGGAGGGTACGTCGACCACGCCGAAGATGTCGCCGCCGCGGCGGCCCGCGAGGTCGAAGAGGAGACCGGCTGGCGTCCGCGCACGATGGAACACCTCGTGACCTATCAGCCTGCGATCGGAACCTTGGATCATCCCCAGGAGATCTACCTGGCCCGCGGTGCCGAGCTCACAGACACCCGCCCGGACATCAACGAGGCCGAGGCAATCCGCTGGGTACCACTCGATGAGGCGGTCGAGATGATCGATCGCGGAGAGATCGCCGGCGCGGCGACCGTGGTCGGTGTGTATCGGGCTCTCACACTCACCTGA